The window AAGAAGAAATGCAATAAgagaaaaaagtaaaaagaaagagGAGCCTCTCTTCAATTTTAATTTCGTACAAACAACAATATCCAATAAATAAAGGGTTAAATCCACTtttcagaaaaaaaaggaaatttacataaaaattcacttttaaaaaactatttataacttgcttaaaaaaaaactatttataactatgtgaaatcataattttaaattatatttaactaataaaatcattatttttaaggattaaaatttataaattagaaatttataatatattgttAAGAGTTTGATATTTATAAACTagagtttaaattttttaaattagatgtaaaagtatattttatttggtttatataaaaaaaaatgatatattgaaaattaaatttgatgatatgatttagttataattttgtagtgaattataatatttatttaaaaaaatccaaatccaaTTTTGGTGTGAATCGTTTCTATCCGTTTCTTTCTAACGTCTGGAAACCTTGTAGTTAAAATGAACATACCCCGTCCCAGTTGGACAGGCTGTTCGATAATACTAACGTGGCATTTATACAAATTTACTCTCATGACCCTCAATTGATTCGCTCTCCATGATCATCTCTTTCTGTCTCATTCTACTGTTTTCTATTTTCCAAGTACTAAAACGTCATTTACGTCTCTCTAATCTTATTCACCCCAACCAACGACCTCGCCGGACCAAACCTCTCTCTTGTCCTGACAAAACCAGATCTACAAATTTCAAAACTTTCTTTTTTCCAGCAAGAGGAAAAAACCCTAATTTGTCAATCTCTCGGTCGATTTGGCGTCGAATCGGGAGTTTAAACCATGGGCGATTTCAATCTCGCTCTAGTTATTGTTGCTATAGTCGTTTGCATTATCGTTTTTATCTTCAATGTTTACCTTCTTGTCAATTACCAACATCCAGATGATAAGAATCAGGCTTATTTCCCCAAATTTGTCGTCGTTATTGGTCTTTCCATCTCTCTCCTTTCAATATTAATGTTACCGGCGGACGTGGCCAACCGGCAAGCTTGTCGCCACGCGATATATAATGGTGCTTGTAATCTGACCCTGCCAATGAAGGATCTGTGGATTGCTGTCTATATCATCGACGCTCTGCTCGTGTTCTTCGTTATCCCCTTCGCTATGTTCTACTATGAAGGCGATCAGGACAGGTGGGTATttcatttcttatttttatattaGCTACCTATTGGCTTTATATGGAGCTTTATTAATTGCTGTGACATATTTTTGAATGCCACAGGCCGATTGGCAAGAGGATCAAAAGTGCATTGATATGGGTGATAACAACGGCCATAGTATGCGGTCTTGTGCTTGGCATTCTATATGGTAAGTAATTTTGACTTAAAGAGTTTAAGTATATGTCTTTAAATATTTCATCTGATCACCGGTCCTACATTAGCTGAAACGACCCGCAAAGTAAATTTCATTATATTAGTTGCTTTCGCTTTCCATGGCATGTTGATTATCTTGTCTGTTCTAGATATTCTATGGGAGATTTTATAATTGATTTAGCTTATGATTATAAGAAAATGTGTTCCTACACCCAACAATTTTAGATTATCGGATGATTTTCTTTTATGGCGCGTGTGTCAACCTTCTATTTATGGTGAACTGGATTTTTTCTTCTCTCTGTAgtttgtttttgtttctttGATTTGCATAATTTGATTCATTGACTTGTGCTCTTTGATGGGGCATCAGGGGTAATTGGAAAGGTGGATTTCACTGTCAGGCACCTCTCTTCGGGCACAACTAACTTTCCTAGTTCTTGGGATTTCTCTAGCACACAACCATGTATTGGAAGTGGTGTCCGCCAGGTAATAGTTTGATAGATAATTGAGTTCCAACATATTTCTCTTtctgttttttattttcctagTCTAGGATAGAGAATTATTGAACTCATTCTTTTGCTTCCCTTTCCCATTCTCTTCTCTAACATTTTTAATTCTAACAGTGTTCTGCATATCTTGCAAGTCCCTCCTCAGAAAAAACATGGACCACGCGCAGCACATTTCCTGAATACGTTGTTGCTCTGGCTACTATTGTTGGATCTGTACTTTTTTCGGTATACTTCAAGCAGAATTTAGCTTTTCATCTAGTGAACATTTCTAGATTTTGACCTATGTGCAGAATTGAACTGTAGAGTTGGCACGGACCACGGTTGAAAACAAttaatctttatttatttatttatgaataGTAGAATTATACTAGtaagttatattatatatagtatgaatattatttctattcatccttgttttttacaaagtttgTAATTCTCATTATGCTCATGTTATCCAGATATTTGGAGGTGTTGGTATTGCTTGTTTGCCACTGGGTCTTATATTTTCATTCATCCGGCGCCCAAAGGCTGTTATCACCCGTTCACAGTATATTAAGGTGACCCCTTTGTAGCACATTACATGgctatatgaaaaataataatgtcTAAAGGAATGCTACATGTGTTATCTGATGTTTATTGACAGTTGTTCGTATGCTGTAGGAAGCAACTGAACTAGGTAAGAAAGCAAAAGAGTTGAAGAAAGCAGCTGATGCGTTACATCAGGAAGAAAGAAGTGGCGCCAAGGGTAGAAAATGGCGTAAAAATGTGAAGGCAGTAGAGAAGGTATGCCAAGTGTATGAGTATGCTCTTTAGATTTGAGCGTGCTGATTACATAATCAGTTTTTTTTGTACAATGTTTTTCGAGAATTCAGACTTCTTATTTACTCGGAGCTTTGGATACTTTTTATCTGTTATAGTACATAATTTTAGGCTCCATAACTGCCACCTTAAAAGCTTGAGTTTTATTGTATTCTCATATTAAAAGATGGTTATCTTCAGTAgcttatatatgtgttttaatGTAGCATATTTGAAAAACTCAATCATATTATGTGTTGAAATTTTTATAGATGTTCTCCAATTAACCGATCAATATGCATTTCATGAGTTGTTAAGTTGGCTGATTTTGTGTTGAAGTAGTTAAAATGAATATTTCATTTATTGGTTTTTGATTTCTATTATGTCGGTGAAATATACTTTTATGCTTAAATTTTCAGGAGTTGCTTCAGTTAGAAGAAGATGTAAAACTATTGGAAGAGATGTACCCTCAAGGAGAAAAGGTGATAATTCTAGTCAAGCATGCTGTTTAGCTATTTTTTTCCATATCTTTTGACATTTTTTGGCCGTCAATTTCAGGCTGAGACTGCCTGGGCCCTGACTGTTCTTGGTTACTTGGCTAAACTTGTGCTTGGGGTCTTAGGGTGAGTTCTGTTATTTCCAATGTTTAATCACCtttttttaagtatatttttaatgCAATTGTTTTTCTGAGATTTAGGACCTTTGAATATATTTATTGTTTCACGCATCACATTAGAGCCAATTgttcaaaagcaaattgataATAACATTATGAAAAAGTAGTTGGTTTAGGGGTCTGAATTCTGCTGCCAAATAACAGGAATTAGTCCATGTACTTATGATATATAGCGACAAACAAGAATTAACTTTGTTGATATACAAATAGTTTAATGAAAATAACAAGTAAAAAAGTATTATTTTTGGGGATTAAACCCAACAATTACATGTTGCGCAGAGAAATTTGGAAAACATCTTAAATTAGTTCTGAAGATTAAAcccaaaataactagtaattttggttttcaatttttcattGTGGGTACAAGTGCATCAAAACTCCATTTTCTAGTTCCCTAAGAGTGTTTTTCCCTCGTGTAATTATTTAACATTCTGGAAACCAGAATGGATCGGATATGTAGAATAGCCAAACTCAAATAAAATCCTGGAGAAATGCTCCATAATTCAACCCTTTGGTTGGCATTTCAATGAGATGAGAGTTACATGGACAAGAGAGTAACATCATCAGGTTTAAGTTAAAGAGAGAAGTATTTATTGTAGAGTGGGAGAGCGACATTAGCCCTTAGTAAGGAGCTTCAATTTCTATTTTCTTGGaataatgaaaaaaatggaCTTGTAGTTCACACTAATGTCCCTTTTGGAATCAATAAATTTGAAATTGAATTCTATGTGCAATTCATTTATAAATGAACATTCATACTTTGGAATGATAGCTCAAAATACGAAATTGACTTTTATTCTACAAATTTATATTCTAAAAGAATGAACAATTAGAGTTTCATTTGTTCTTCTACTACCCTAAACATATACTATATTAAATTACCTATAGTTTACTAAAGGGCATaatcatagttattaaaggtgcACTAAGGTGCTAGGGGGTCTTGGAGCCTGGGCGCAAGGCTCAGGCGCACTCCTAATGAACAGAATGcgcagaaaatgaaaaaaaaaaatagatacaaAATGTAATTATCAATATTTGATACTAATGTCACTAATACTTTATTAGTAGTTCAGGCACAAGTTATGATGAGctaaaaaacacataaaaacataatattaaACGTCAAAAACATCAAGTTGAGTGTTGACAAGATACTAGAACTGCAGCAGGAGCTCCTCTCCTTTTATGCCTCTTACTCTTCTTCCcttcctatttttttttctatttaactTAGATCAACAATTTAGATTGAAGTTTACTAAATAGGATAAGTTGTTGAGATTAGTCCACCTTTTATTTTTACAGAGagcagtaaaaaaaattaaaaacctaaATTATTAATCAAAACGCAGAAGAGGCACGCCTGTGAAGCCCACCCGAGGTGCACAAGGCAAGAGCCTTTTAAACAGAGTCTCACCTAGGACTTATTAGGCGCAAGACCTTGCCTGAGAGGCGCCTTTAACGACTATGGGTATAATAAGGTATTATTAGTTTGAAACTTGcattttaaaaattaggaattcaTTTCAAATTCCACCTGTTCATGGAATTACCTTTAGGAATTTTGAGATTTCTTGGAAttgaattaatatatatatatatatatatatatatatatatatatatatatatcgaaGCAACAAGATGTAGAATTACAAATGAATTCATTTGTTCCAAGAATACATAAGTTTTTGCAGAGGAATAATAAGTTGAGAAACAATGATCCATGGTGTTATAAGAGCAGGGACATGGTTCCAATTGGTTTCTAAAATGTTGCAATTCTAGTGAAAAAATATGGGAAATATATATGTCTGTCTATGATCTCAGGAATTGAATATGGTTTGTTTTAAAGTTGATGGTTTGTTAAGCACTTCTAACCATCCTGGTTTTCAATTGTTATAGGAATTGAATATGGTCTGTTTGAAATTGATCCATTGGGcatattattttctctttatttggccttcaattttttttttatttttttgtatgctgagatggatgtgtggtcatacgaaaaaggatcgggtgagtaatgaaataattaggacaaaagtaggggtcacatctattgagaataaaatgagagaaaaccgactaaggtggtttggccatgtgagacgtagagcgcttgatgcgccggttaggagagccgaagagtggcaaagggatgtagtggtgaggggtaggggaagacctaagcaaacttggaggagggtgatcgagagtgatatgagtttactgggaattgaggaaaatatggtagtggataggacggagtggagggagcgaatttgtgtcgctgacatgacttgatttcacggttttatatgatggttcatgttagccgaccccgaatcatttcgggactaaggctttgttgttgttgttgttgttggtttGTTTGAAAGTTGATGAATTGTGTTGCTTATTGTGCTTGTTAAGCACTTTTAACCATCCTGCTTCACAAATATCCTGCTTTTAGTAAGTTATGATATTGAATAATTGATGACAACTTATTGATGGATTATGCATCACTAGGAAGCTCTAGTCTTGCAAAATTGATTGCACTGTGGCCGTCACACAGTTATCATAGAATAATTGATGACAACTTATTGATGGATTATGCATCACTAGGAAGCTCTAGTCTTGCAAAATTGATTGCACTGTGACCGTCACACAGTTATCATAGAATAGTTCTGTTGTAGCTCGTACACTATGTTCAGGTAGATAAGGACTGTTCTGTTCAAATGTTGCTAACAAGTTCATTTTCTTGTTTATTAGTTCAATTGTTTCAGTGGCTTGGATTGCTCATATTATCATATATCTTTTGGTTGATCCACCTCTTTCTCCATTTCTCAATGAAGTTTTCATCAAGTTGGATGATATATggggtaaattttatatttgacTTTGCCCTGCTTTCAGCCTTTCCCCTTCTCCATTTTGTTAAATCTTATTTTTGGATGCATACTGTTTGACTATGCTAGGTCTTCTGGGTACTGTGGCATTTGCATTCTTCTGCTTCTACCTCCTTCTTGCAGTAATAGCTGGGGCGATGATGCTGGGTCTGAGATTAGTTTTTATCACTATCCATCCCATGAAGTATGAAATTGTCTAGAGGAATCTTTTTGTTATAATTGGAGCATGCTTTGTGTGGCAATGCAGCAATTTCTGGCCTTGCTTTTTTGATTTTGGACTGCTCATGAATTAGTGAGTTTCTCATGCAGGTGGGGAGCCACTTTGATGAACTCCTTTCTTTTCAACGTTGCACTCATTCTACTTTGCTCCATTAGGTTTGCAGCTCTTTTTCAACTCTTTGCACCCATTGTTATTTTGAGTTAATTTCCAACAACTTTTTTAGTGCATTGCTTTGGCAGTAAGTATCTATATCATGGGGTTATATTTTTATTACGGTTTATTCAGTGATGTATCCTTTTGGCACATAAACTATTACATTTTGCGTATGATTTTCTCTGTGGCTGACCTGTAAATGaaccaaaatttatttttcagtGTAATTCAGTTCTGTGCTACAGCATTCGGCTATTATGCTCAAGCAACTGCTGCACAGGAAATTTTTGGGCACACATTGCAGTCTCTTCGAGGAATTAAATATCTGTACAAGTGAGTTGCAACTTCAACATTTCCCTTGCATTGTTTATTCTGATTAAGAACATCTGGTTTACTGATTTATCTGATTTTAACATTGAACAACAGGTATAACGTTTTCCAAATCGCATTTATTATTCTAGCGGGTTTGACTTTCGTGTATTATGCTGTCTTCGTAAGTGTTTactgtaatttttaattttgttgcTTCTGTTTGTTGATGAGAGTTTAAATATTTATCTCGACTTGAAACATGACTTTTAGGGATGGAGAAGAAAAAAGCCAAGTGGCAGATTTCAGCTTTCCTCATAAAGCATGTTATTGACGAGATGTGCGCAAGCACATGGAACCCTTGGATTTATCAGTGGTATAATCTTCTGGGGGATGTCTTTTTCACAGTGGAAGGATGTGGATGGCCTAGTTTTGTTTATGTGAAAATGATTAGAGAGGTAGGCCAACTTCATCCAAGTATATTTGGTGGCTAAGGCGGGAGAGACATATGGTGAGTGCTTTTGCAGTTTCTGCTTTGTTTTACACCTTGGTATGTATTATTCATGGTTTGGTTGATGGGCGTTTGTGAGTCATTGATGACGCTGACGGGTTTGTATAATTTCACTTGATGTAATATAACAACAATGAGAACAATTAGATCTTACAAGTATGTTAATTCTTTTATGTTGTTTGTTATCTATGTCGTACAAAGTTGTCACTGTGATCCATTTATATAGTGCAAGATTTGAAAGCTTTACAATCTCCATTTGATTTGAATGATTTCTTAGAATTGTTTCTTTTTTGTTGTAAACACACAGAAAAGCGACAATATTGTTACAGCGTGCTTTTATTGCATTGAATTCAAGTTACAAATAAAGAAGTCTCTTTCTTTCTTAGAAGCTATTAGCACTTCTCTGCAAGTCTATCTGTTTCGAGACGTTCACGGTGGTTCCGTTAGGACCAACCGGATCGTAAGGTGAGTCGTCTGCAAATTCGGAAGGTATATCTTTCCAATGCAGGCTTGGTTCCCAACTAGCCTCTTGAATAACCTTCAGGATCGCATCTGCTACTATCTTGCTTCCCTCAGATGAAAAgtggattccatcactacacaaCATAGAATAAACTGATCAGAAAactatttaataaaatttaatttgtttttattagatAGGGAAAGTTATGAACATTGTCGCATACGTGAAGCAAACATTCTTCCAATCAGGAATCTGTTGTGCTGCATTCCAAAGATCAACTGCCTCAATATTCATCTCCCGACACAATTCTAAACAAGCTTCAGAATATATTTGACAACTCTCATTTGTTCGAACCATTTCAAGTCTATGGCTGGTTTCCGGAACATTAAGAAAATCAGTGTACTATTTATGAACTCAAATGGTGAGatagaaattgaaaatgaaaagaacCTCAAAGTGTAATCAATTTGTTCATCATTACAAGGAGGAGCACTAAGAAAGATAACTCTAGTCTTCTTTGAAAGGCTCTGCATGGGGAATAAATATTAGCCAATGTTATGTTAAAGAATGTGATAAGTAATCAGatttaatataaaagaaaagtttCCAAAGATCATTAGCAGGGACAAAGCTAGAGGGTCCTTTACGTTGACACTCGATCCTCTCGGCAGTGGGTCGAGTGTCGACATGTTGATATTACCTGAAGGTGAATAGCAATATTCTTCATGTTGTGTATATATTCAGGGAGAGGTACATGAGGGCCAAGGCCAGATGGATGAGGGTGGATTGAGTCATTTCCTCCAAAATACACTATCACCAGAGCTGGTTGTACAACATCTTCCTTCAATTCATTCAAATATACCATCATCTTATCAGAAATTGTACAAAAGCCGCAATTTCAAATTATAAAGTTATTATTAAGGTGGTCCAGACCTCAACTTACTAATTTCCAATATTATTATgtagtaaaaaaaataacactTAGTTATTCAAGGAAGTGAAGATTTGTCATTAACGATATGAAATAATTCAAATTTATTTCCATGTTTCTAATCTatatcaattttattttcatgttatcgaaaatatgaaaaaactagattgattattatttaactgtcacatcggaTATTCCAattatcaattatgtctaaaatatttaacatGTTGCTGACatagttacaaaaaaacatgttaaaatGTTAAACACACGTTTAGTTTTTTAatcaaagtgtctaaaatgtttagtctgttattaatatagtttcaGATAACCAATAAAAACTGTACAAAACTCATTCAATTTATACAAATTTATTTGGAATGTCCAATATGACAGTCAAATAACTGTCAAACTATTTCCTCAAACTTTCTATCAGGaaggtaaaattgattttacttgaaaagATGGAAAGtaaatttatatcatttcatatgttaggattaaattaattcatcacaaaaaaaaaaaaatgaaataaaagaaaagaaaagaaaagaaaaaattagaCCTTGGGAAAAACTTGAGGCAGAACCTGCAGGGCACGCCTTGAATTCCATCCAGCATATCCCCTCAAGATTATATCTGCCTGTCCACGAATTTCAAAACCCAAACTTACAATAGGTATGTAATCACACTCCATCTAAAAAGATTTTAGACCACTAAGAAGTAATAATGGGAAACACCTCTAATTATATACTATATAATTAGTACGTTTCTTCGTACGAGTgttatcatattttttttcacataaaAACAGAAGAGTTTTCATCTATCATCATCACATAGGTTCAACTCCTTAAAAGATCATGACATTCTGGAGAAAAAGATTACAAAGTCGATCCTGAGTGGAGTGCGTTTCTCGTTGTATAAAAACAATTTCAAACACTGCTTACTATTACTATATACAATCTATAATATTAAAGATATAAATTCAAACTTCTCTAATGTACTTctagattataattttttaattaattatatcgagatatattgttttttttataattttttttaataatcgaAACCATTATCATTATTCTAAAACAAAGTAATAGTGTTAAATTATACATTATAGTTATCTAGAAGTTACctatttgaattttgaattttttttttgttagaaaaCATCAAATTTATATATGATTTACTTTGATAAATTTATGTGaaagttaaatatataaaaaaatatgcgaaccaaatttttaaaatttttgtcaCTGTAAGGCGAAAACAGTCCTTGGTTGGAAATCCTAGGATTAAATTTGCATCATGTCATACGTTAAGGCTAAATATGCATTTCATCAAAAATATTAGGATCAAATTTGAACTTTATCCCAACGTAATATAAAAGTTACTAAATTTTATACTTTCTAATATCATGGCCACTAAGTTTCAATTAATACTTTAAAATAATTGCTATGACCTTAAAATAGAAAAGTCCAAGAATTAGATTTGATTAGAAACATATTTAAAAATGAAACCACATTTTGTTTTTCTAATACaattttcagaattttctctcaCTAAATATTCactaaacaacacctaaatgatttCTAAATGAAAagtttaaagaattaaagttacttaaaataacatcaatttttgaaattttctattttgaaatcATCAACAGTCTTTTGAGACGTTAATTAAAGTTTAGCAGTTAAATTGTTAAAAAGTATTAAATTGAATAACTTTTATATTAGATTTTGaagtttaataattataatattagttGGAGTAAAGTTTAGTCGTCATAGCTGTAATTTACCCATATTATTCATTTCCATTCATTATCCGTTTAAATATACATTTTAATAGTAGTGTTCATATGGATCTTGAATGACcaaaatgaatttggtcattcaatgttagatctaaacttattaaatttaaacctTAAACGTTTTGAATCTTCACCATAAGATTTTAATAAGTGTACATCTAACGATAAATAGACAAATTCATTTGTTCATTCAGAATATATGCAAACTCTATTATCcatcttatttttttttgtcctatATAGTTTTAGGATATCTATCAAAATTACATGTTTAAATATGTATGAGATTAATATAAGTTATATAATTGGATATTAATTATCAATTTAAGCTTTTAATTTAATAGTCAAACCTTAACTATTCACTTAAGCTCAACGCTCCTTGTGATcttcttttcatctctttcctctttttttttaaagtttcaTCATTTATCAAATACataatttttcttattatatgaGTCTACTTTGAAGAGGAAGATGGAAGTTTGTGTTCATTCTTTCTCTTCCCATTGGACtaaatttactttgtttttttattattgttatttttcttttctgtctgtGTTCATATACTTCATCTAATCTCTTTATTCGTTTGAATTGTATCAATTCTCTATTATTTTTTTCGTTTATAcctttttcaaatttagcacTAGCGGAAACGGTTTATCTTGTTCGTGGATCAAtgaatctacgtggttgcaataaAAGAAAGGATTTACATTCGAATGTTCAGAATGACTTAAATGATGATGATTGGTTTGTAGATACTTTTCTACGGATTTGTATTTATGaaaagtatattttttcttgttcttttgtgtttttaatacttttatggttatttttgcTCTTTATAATTGTTTTAGTGCCTTTATGGATCTTGTAAGGTTTTTATTCCTTATATTTGTTTGCTGTACTTCTTGTTTGTTCACCTATTGAAGATACAAATGTTTTCTTAaaataactattaatttaagcTTTTAGTTAAGGTTTCACGTatagttaaataacaatcaaacaaATATTTTTAAACGTGGAATAACATTGGATTAAGTTAGGAGTATTTTGTACATTAATACTAAAAGCAcattatatatacttataaaaGTGGAAGTCATGAACAGTGCccattccaattttttttttcaatttgtttCTATAGTACCCTTCAATTCACTTTCCAATTTTGcccattttttaaatttattccCATCTCACCCTTCCACTTAATTTGCATGCATCTTTCCAATTTTGTCTCCAATTATATCCACCCACCTACAAGAAAACGGCGCGTTCTTTTTTGCTTTGCAAGAGGGTTAATTATATCcatggtcattgaactttataattttaatattgtaaccactgaacttcaattcttaacagtatgaccaccgaactttacactttttaacactggtggccactcaacacctcaaaacgacTGTTGACGGTCTCAATATAAAtaattcaaagagttaatgatattcaaaGGAACTTTAGCTCttaaaaattttcgttttgaggtcatttgagtgttgtttggttaggagagaaagtaaatttttagaaagagaaagctccaaaaaatgtgattttgaaaaataaaatatataattttatggtaaatttcgttctgaacaactttaattcttgaatattttcattttgaggtcgttaacggtcattttgaggagttagttaaaaaaTTAAGTGActaccgatgttaaaaagtgtaaagttcagtaatCATACCGTTACGCATTCTCTTATTTTTGAATATTCACTATTGGATCCAAACTTACTAAAATTTTAAGGTGAAAATTCTAAGCATTCTaaaacttagatttaataagtcagAGTATAAAGATGAATAAGCAAATTCATTTATTTGGTTATGCAATATCCAATGAACACTACtactaatattaataatttacttttACATAAATGCACtccttaattttatcataattttataactcgaattggaatttttttattattattactacttCGAGTTTTCTGATCTTATTAAAAATTTTTACTTTAAAAGTTTTCTCAACCCAACCCAATCATTCAACCAAGAACaaaattatttacataatttaatttttgtgctaactgtttttaatttttgaactgTCATGTTTTTAAGTTCGGATATTGATTTGGTTAAGTAGAAGTTCAGTGTAAAAAACCTTTGTATTTTAAACATAACTATACCACCACTACCAATCACGTGGTTCAAGTGGTTAAAATAcaaatcaatttaataaaaattaatacgTTATTTCTTTTCGGAAGCGAAGCAAGGTATCTTTTCTAGTTTCATAGAAAATGTGAAGTGGGCATgagtataatttttaatttacccGGAATAATAGCTTATGAATATGACTCTTTTAATTAATACTCCACTAGTTGGCTTTTGTTGGTTGTCTTGTGATGGACCCAATCACTGAGAGCATCTTCGTTAATTTTATAAAGTTCTTATTTTATTTCACAAGAGACACAAGATAACTGAAAGAGGGGAgagataattattaaaaataaaataaataataa is drawn from Euphorbia lathyris chromosome 9, ddEupLath1.1, whole genome shotgun sequence and contains these coding sequences:
- the LOC136205097 gene encoding LIMR family protein At5g01460 — encoded protein: MGDFNLALVIVAIVVCIIVFIFNVYLLVNYQHPDDKNQAYFPKFVVVIGLSISLLSILMLPADVANRQACRHAIYNGACNLTLPMKDLWIAVYIIDALLVFFVIPFAMFYYEGDQDRPIGKRIKSALIWVITTAIVCGLVLGILYGVIGKVDFTVRHLSSGTTNFPSSWDFSSTQPCIGSGVRQCSAYLASPSSEKTWTTRSTFPEYVVALATIVGSVLFSIFGGVGIACLPLGLIFSFIRRPKAVITRSQYIKEATELGKKAKELKKAADALHQEERSGAKGRKWRKNVKAVEKELLQLEEDVKLLEEMYPQGEKAETAWALTVLGYLAKLVLGVLGSIVSVAWIAHIIIYLLVDPPLSPFLNEVFIKLDDIWGLLGTVAFAFFCFYLLLAVIAGAMMLGLRLVFITIHPMKWGATLMNSFLFNVALILLCSISVIQFCATAFGYYAQATAAQEIFGHTLQSLRGIKYLYKYNVFQIAFIILAGLTFVYYAVFGWRRKKPSGRFQLSS
- the LOC136205098 gene encoding GDSL esterase/lipase CPRD49-like isoform X2, producing MVGPSRPQFVLFGSSIVQFSYSNHGWGAILSDFYSRKADIILRGYAGWNSRRALQVLPQVFPKEDVVQPALVIVYFGGNDSIHPHPSGLGPHVPLPEYIHNMKNIAIHLQSLSKKTRVIFLSAPPCNDEQIDYTLSHRLEMVRTNESCQIYSEACLELCREMNIEAVDLWNAAQQIPDWKNVCFTDGIHFSSEGSKIVADAILKVIQEASWEPSLHWKDIPSEFADDSPYDPVGPNGTTVNVSKQIDLQRSANSF
- the LOC136205098 gene encoding GDSL esterase/lipase CPRD49-like isoform X1 — encoded protein: MVGPSRPQFVLFGSSIVQFSYSNHGWGAILSDFYSRKADIILRGYAGWNSRRALQVLPQVFPKEDVVQPALVIVYFGGNDSIHPHPSGLGPHVPLPEYIHNMKNIAIHLQSLSKKTRVIFLSAPPCNDEQIDYTLSHRLEMVRTNESCQIYSEACLELCREMNIEAVDLWNAAQQIPDWKNVCFTYATIDGIHFSSEGSKIVADAILKVIQEASWEPSLHWKDIPSEFADDSPYDPVGPNGTTVNVSKQIDLQRSANSF